A portion of the Candidatus Poribacteria bacterium genome contains these proteins:
- a CDS encoding DegT/DnrJ/EryC1/StrS family aminotransferase — translation MATLAINGGEPVRTAGFPAWPTFDPADLEAFETIYKSGHWGVGGPKVPEFAQQFAKFQGANYGVCVNSGTSALYIALKAAGVCPGDEVITTPYTFQATVVAILMTHAVPVFADTAPDSFLLDPLKVEDAITEKTKVILPVHIAGYPADMDALIDIANRHNLGIVEDCAQAHGAEWRGRGVGSWGHFGCFSFQSSKNLCAGEGGIVLVNDRELYERAWALHNCGRTLPDAEFGEAEPFGGNFRMTEWQAGLLLSRLTRLEAETNHRHQNMRWLDGWLGEIPGIKVTRLDPRATRGGCHGYKAIFDSEEFEGISRETFLRAMRAEGIPMGHWYTTPMYREAFLASNLFGQNLNYDDTHCPETEKICQTGLSLSQNVLMASEEDIEDIVKAAIKIRRNVIQLKSETS, via the coding sequence ATGGCAACATTAGCAATAAACGGAGGCGAACCTGTCCGCACGGCTGGATTCCCTGCGTGGCCCACGTTTGATCCAGCCGACCTTGAAGCGTTTGAAACTATCTACAAGAGTGGGCACTGGGGTGTTGGGGGACCGAAGGTTCCCGAATTCGCACAACAGTTCGCAAAATTCCAAGGCGCGAACTATGGCGTTTGCGTCAATAGCGGCACCTCGGCACTCTATATCGCCCTAAAAGCCGCTGGTGTTTGTCCGGGCGATGAAGTTATCACCACACCCTACACGTTCCAAGCCACAGTCGTCGCGATTCTGATGACACATGCCGTGCCGGTCTTTGCAGATACTGCCCCCGACAGTTTCCTGCTGGATCCTTTAAAGGTTGAAGACGCCATAACCGAGAAAACGAAAGTAATTTTACCGGTTCATATCGCCGGCTATCCCGCAGATATGGATGCCCTTATTGACATCGCGAATCGGCATAACCTGGGGATTGTCGAGGATTGTGCGCAGGCACACGGTGCGGAATGGCGTGGACGAGGGGTCGGCAGTTGGGGACATTTCGGATGCTTCAGTTTCCAATCATCCAAGAACCTGTGTGCGGGCGAGGGCGGCATCGTTCTTGTAAATGATCGGGAACTTTACGAACGTGCGTGGGCATTGCATAATTGTGGGCGCACGCTACCCGATGCTGAGTTCGGAGAGGCGGAACCCTTTGGTGGCAACTTCCGAATGACGGAGTGGCAGGCTGGATTACTCCTGTCCCGCTTGACTCGGCTTGAAGCTGAAACCAACCATCGGCATCAAAACATGCGATGGTTAGATGGATGGCTTGGCGAGATTCCGGGCATTAAAGTCACACGGCTTGACCCGCGTGCCACACGTGGCGGATGCCACGGCTATAAGGCGATCTTTGATTCTGAGGAGTTTGAAGGCATCTCCCGTGAGACGTTTCTCCGTGCCATGCGGGCGGAAGGGATACCGATGGGACATTGGTATACCACCCCCATGTATCGCGAAGCATTTCTCGCCTCTAATCTTTTCGGTCAAAACCTCAATTATGACGATACGCATTGTCCAGAAACTGAAAAGATATGTCAAACAGGTCTCTCCTTAAGTCAAAACGTGTTGATGGCGAGTGAAGAGGACATAGAG
- a CDS encoding DUF402 domain-containing protein: METVTLTYKRPPNRVNHFQQELLYLDDTVIVTSQRVKPSSPIVQKGETVLADNFAAVWFVFTGSWYDVGKVYNLENAWTGYYCDIMKPVKRSLDANGKLNRFEITDLFLDLWINPDGTYEIQDEDEFEEAVQQGAIDAALERKALEVLKALIAEVESGHVERRLQEVMRRAEFPNLQEYIR, from the coding sequence ATGGAAACTGTAACACTTACCTATAAAAGACCCCCCAACCGAGTCAATCATTTTCAACAGGAATTACTTTATCTCGACGATACGGTTATTGTTACCTCTCAACGGGTTAAGCCCTCCTCACCGATAGTTCAGAAGGGTGAGACGGTTTTGGCGGATAACTTCGCCGCAGTCTGGTTTGTGTTTACAGGGTCATGGTATGATGTCGGCAAAGTCTATAACCTTGAGAACGCATGGACCGGCTATTACTGTGATATTATGAAACCGGTCAAGCGAAGCCTGGATGCAAACGGGAAACTGAATCGTTTTGAAATAACGGATCTATTCTTAGACCTTTGGATAAACCCAGATGGCACCTACGAAATTCAGGACGAAGACGAGTTTGAAGAGGCAGTGCAGCAGGGTGCGATTGACGCTGCATTGGAAAGAAAAGCACTGGAGGTCCTAAAGGCATTAATCGCTGAAGTTGAATCTGGACACGTGGAACGTCGCTTACAAGAGGTAATGCGTAGAGCGGAGTTCCCAAATTTGCAGGAGTACATTCGGTGA